A portion of the Oxynema aestuarii AP17 genome contains these proteins:
- a CDS encoding tetratricopeptide repeat protein: MKIPQDFLTTVAKRVGVSENELEVLSRAVEGQAMTAISQQLGVRKDALQKRLGEVYKKFEIPGSGPGKLAKLEQFLISEYEKQMRNRGQQGVPPTGENTSGASCRWDLSEAPEVTSFCGRSTQLQTLERWIVAEKSPVVAVVGMGGVGKTALVRQAIADFGHCFDCIVWRTLSDRHDIATVLDSAISFISDRKESDPLESLRSSRCLLVLDALEQSWRSRRESCEEIIDLFLKSFPQSCLLLTSWDWPLDHSKFGDRPSEIRVLELDGLSENEAQMLLHSSSYPDLLQSDLISELINLYAGNPLILKLVANHAEILVSGNLAQFIKSTTFSVGQLVRKFLETHYNDEIPSLAIEIASWLAVNGDRAISLLDLQENGIVDPDELWESERALEWLEMRSIVIREKSHNPMVYFRLSSQINREITHQLLAKYLNKIGHKSYNDGNFKSAKTDLKKAIRYNESLAPAQYNLGATYEHLDCRKEAIAHYQEAAKQQNRAAYAAINNLARLQILEGHLDEAIAQLKIALEKASDRVVIAALHKNLGWGYWLHNHCGLAFDHLHQSIDLEGDRPAPYYLLAQVLEGKGELEEAIGYWEKGLQLDLNNHTKHSNTWSLPELKIWQMMARQRLGARSPELSN; this comes from the coding sequence ATGAAAATTCCTCAAGACTTTCTAACCACCGTCGCCAAGCGGGTCGGAGTGTCCGAAAACGAACTCGAAGTGCTAAGCAGAGCCGTTGAAGGGCAGGCCATGACGGCGATTTCCCAACAATTGGGCGTTCGCAAGGATGCCTTACAGAAACGACTCGGTGAAGTTTACAAGAAATTTGAGATTCCGGGGTCGGGTCCGGGAAAGTTGGCAAAACTCGAACAATTTCTGATCTCAGAATATGAGAAACAAATGAGAAATCGGGGTCAACAAGGAGTCCCGCCGACAGGTGAAAACACGAGCGGCGCCTCATGTCGGTGGGATTTAAGCGAAGCGCCAGAAGTGACCTCATTTTGCGGACGAAGCACGCAATTGCAGACCTTAGAACGCTGGATCGTGGCTGAAAAATCCCCGGTTGTGGCGGTGGTGGGAATGGGAGGCGTGGGGAAAACGGCTTTAGTACGGCAGGCGATCGCCGATTTCGGTCATTGTTTTGATTGTATTGTCTGGCGGACGTTGAGCGATCGCCACGACATTGCAACCGTTTTAGACAGCGCGATCTCATTTATTAGCGATCGAAAAGAGTCTGACCCCCTCGAATCTTTGCGCTCTTCTCGCTGTTTGTTAGTCTTAGATGCTCTCGAACAAAGTTGGCGATCGCGACGAGAAAGTTGCGAAGAAATTATCGATTTATTTCTCAAAAGTTTTCCTCAAAGCTGTTTATTATTAACCAGTTGGGATTGGCCATTAGACCATTCTAAGTTCGGCGATCGCCCGAGCGAAATTCGAGTTTTAGAATTGGACGGTTTGAGCGAAAACGAAGCCCAAATGCTCCTGCACTCTTCCAGTTATCCAGATTTATTACAATCCGATCTGATTTCAGAATTAATTAATTTATATGCAGGCAACCCCTTAATTTTAAAATTAGTTGCCAACCATGCCGAAATTTTAGTTTCAGGAAATTTAGCCCAATTTATTAAATCAACGACGTTCTCCGTTGGCCAACTCGTCCGTAAGTTTTTAGAAACCCACTATAACGATGAGATTCCCAGTTTGGCGATCGAAATTGCGAGTTGGTTGGCAGTGAATGGCGATCGCGCAATTTCTCTACTAGATCTACAGGAAAACGGTATTGTCGATCCCGATGAATTGTGGGAATCGGAACGAGCTTTAGAATGGTTGGAAATGCGCTCGATTGTCATTCGGGAAAAAAGCCACAATCCAATGGTTTATTTTCGACTGAGCTCGCAAATAAACCGAGAGATAACTCATCAACTTTTAGCAAAATATTTGAATAAAATCGGTCATAAAAGTTACAACGACGGAAATTTTAAAAGTGCTAAAACTGATTTAAAAAAAGCCATTCGCTATAACGAAAGTCTAGCTCCAGCACAATACAATCTCGGCGCCACTTACGAGCACTTAGACTGTCGAAAGGAGGCGATCGCCCACTATCAAGAGGCAGCGAAACAACAAAATCGGGCAGCTTATGCCGCTATTAATAATTTAGCTAGATTGCAAATTTTAGAAGGACATTTAGACGAGGCGATCGCCCAACTCAAAATCGCGTTAGAAAAGGCTAGCGATCGCGTCGTTATCGCTGCCTTACATAAAAATTTAGGATGGGGCTATTGGTTGCACAATCATTGCGGATTGGCGTTCGACCATTTACACCAATCGATTGACTTAGAAGGCGATCGTCCGGCACCTTATTATCTATTAGCACAAGTTCTCGAAGGCAAAGGAGAATTAGAAGAGGCGATCGGTTATTGGGAAAAAGGATTGCAATTAGACCTAAACAATCATACAAAACATTCCAATACTTGGAGTTTGCCAGAATTGAAAATTTGGCAAATGATGGCGCGGCAACGCTTAGGGGCGCGATCGCCTGAATTAAGTAATTAA
- a CDS encoding CHAT domain-containing protein → MDERKINAYTNLLMQILQCSRDDEIDRLLEIRSDVFDRGFIEFLEMAGNLKTKQGEVDLGNLCVELASQLSLKLDRRSSQFREGDLDFLDKLIGIVKNRGNQSESIFRFLQQHLDRLDCHFVEFLYLFADREFPKYSADLREALAIVFHDLSHLLLQFPFGNRADIVEIAIACCDLTLCVYRRDSHPDEWAIVQNTLGLCLSDRIQGDRNRNIDRAIQCYQQALTIHTREQSLNNWITLNINLASAYVAKPQVNIPENFEKSIGHLKLVLQNIDRRENLETWAFVQHNLGAIYIDRPLGNRLENMEAAIACCEAALSVYDRQKHTVEWGKVQQNLGIAYFKRSQGDRHVNLELSIYYSNLALEIFSPQFFLGNWSKIKVNLARAYEDTSQNKSDNLEKALNCIHDIFEHLSLNDAPEQWAEAQLELGRVYSQRIQGDLIENFERAIAAYQSALSVYTKELFPEKWASVQHALGYAYQEQLLTTRPQPIERAIEHYQQALLVYSPNTFPYMWACTHLNLANAYNLCKTGSIAENIELAIDSAREALKVYNKENFLLEWADLQNNLGQFYTRRMRGNRDNNLQQSFLYYENALKVYNRQSFPLQWAKITLNLANLLHKSGKSQEAIAHLELALEVFTLNAFPYAASVCGHLLGNIAFDLGQWEKAIYGYELAVKGAEISRSWIKDDTRRQEILIRLFGNNPKIIEACIHHGDIEKAVEFLERSRSRFLADLMTSQELLSSQYLSDEIKQYLQDYERLQEQIDCLYFLNDSQVERSAIAHFDLLANRSYSNIPEQIAQLELEKQNIWKKFRRVDPVLAGELDIEPLEFDQIQALVNTRTTAILSFYVSEEDTYIFIVCKNKLTYQLCPSQGKNNLQQWLFKQWLEPYITSGDRTKSEEERKQWREQWQNAIPIVLTELSERLQLDRLIDEHLQGIEELILIPHLLLHQIPLGALPLADGGYFGDKFLIRYAPSCQILNYCQNRPPVINSMTYGIVENTQENLVFTNFECQYIAELFQIPNRFRLQGRQQGTVENFRELIAQVNVIHFSHHAESRLDRPLESKLELGDGYMTLGQLMTPGWRLTHLVEVSLSCCETGFTLTGITDDTLTFAAGFLCAGARHVVNTLWSVNDLSTALFSMFYYRDRQQGICRVAALQRAQQALRTLDSETLKTVYQPQMIALFDGQFKRLNEGRQSVKVKREASAAGSPEYEQWDAMYKQLSEKASLARRHKQKVQKAIAEMAEQLQPFSHPVYWAAFIGSGLR, encoded by the coding sequence ATGGACGAACGAAAAATAAATGCTTACACCAATTTACTGATGCAAATACTGCAATGTTCGAGAGATGACGAGATCGATCGCCTCTTGGAAATCCGATCGGATGTATTCGATCGCGGGTTTATCGAATTTCTAGAAATGGCTGGAAATTTAAAGACCAAACAAGGTGAAGTTGATTTAGGAAATTTATGTGTTGAATTAGCATCTCAACTCTCATTAAAACTCGATCGTCGATCTAGCCAATTCCGTGAAGGCGATCTTGACTTTCTAGATAAACTTATTGGAATTGTAAAAAATAGAGGCAATCAAAGTGAATCTATTTTTAGATTTTTACAACAACATTTAGACCGACTCGATTGCCATTTTGTTGAATTTCTATATCTGTTTGCCGATCGAGAATTCCCCAAATATTCAGCCGATCTACGGGAAGCTTTAGCGATAGTATTTCACGATTTAAGTCATTTATTATTACAGTTTCCTTTTGGAAATCGAGCCGATATTGTCGAAATTGCGATCGCCTGTTGCGATCTGACTTTGTGCGTTTATCGTCGAGATAGTCATCCCGATGAATGGGCGATCGTTCAAAATACTTTGGGATTGTGCTTGAGCGATCGCATTCAGGGCGATCGTAACCGTAATATCGATCGGGCGATTCAATGTTATCAACAAGCTTTAACCATTCATACTCGCGAACAGTCTCTCAATAATTGGATAACTTTAAATATTAATTTAGCGAGTGCGTATGTGGCTAAGCCACAAGTCAATATACCGGAAAACTTTGAAAAATCCATCGGTCATCTTAAATTAGTTTTACAAAACATCGATCGAAGAGAAAATTTAGAAACTTGGGCATTCGTCCAACATAATTTAGGCGCCATTTATATCGATCGCCCGCTTGGGAATAGATTAGAAAATATGGAAGCGGCGATCGCCTGTTGCGAAGCGGCTTTATCAGTGTACGATCGCCAAAAACATACTGTTGAATGGGGCAAAGTACAACAAAATTTAGGAATCGCTTATTTCAAACGAAGTCAAGGCGATCGTCATGTTAATTTAGAGTTATCAATTTATTATTCAAATTTAGCTTTAGAGATCTTTTCGCCTCAGTTTTTTTTAGGGAATTGGTCAAAAATTAAAGTGAATTTAGCCCGAGCTTATGAAGATACAAGCCAAAATAAATCGGATAATTTAGAAAAGGCTCTCAACTGTATTCATGATATTTTTGAACATTTAAGTTTAAATGATGCCCCGGAACAGTGGGCAGAAGCTCAATTAGAACTCGGTCGCGTTTATTCCCAACGCATTCAAGGGGATTTAATTGAAAATTTTGAGCGGGCGATCGCCGCTTATCAATCCGCATTATCCGTTTATACGAAAGAACTGTTTCCGGAAAAGTGGGCGTCGGTTCAACATGCTTTAGGATATGCTTATCAGGAGCAATTATTAACGACAAGACCGCAACCCATTGAGCGAGCAATCGAGCATTATCAACAAGCCCTTTTAGTTTACAGTCCTAACACTTTTCCCTATATGTGGGCTTGCACTCATCTCAATTTAGCTAATGCTTACAATCTTTGCAAAACCGGATCGATTGCAGAAAATATAGAATTGGCGATCGATTCTGCCCGAGAAGCTTTGAAAGTTTATAACAAAGAAAATTTTTTATTAGAATGGGCCGATTTACAAAACAATTTAGGACAGTTTTACACTCGTCGAATGCGAGGAAATCGAGATAATAATCTTCAACAATCTTTTTTATACTATGAAAATGCATTAAAGGTTTATAATCGACAATCTTTTCCCCTACAATGGGCAAAAATTACTTTAAATCTTGCCAATCTTTTACACAAATCAGGAAAATCTCAAGAAGCGATCGCTCATTTAGAATTAGCTTTAGAGGTATTTACCCTCAATGCATTTCCTTATGCTGCTTCAGTTTGCGGACATCTTCTAGGAAATATAGCGTTTGACTTAGGTCAGTGGGAAAAAGCAATTTATGGTTATGAACTGGCGGTTAAAGGCGCCGAAATTAGTCGTTCTTGGATTAAAGATGATACTCGTCGCCAAGAGATTTTAATTCGATTATTCGGGAACAATCCGAAAATTATAGAAGCTTGCATTCATCATGGCGATATTGAGAAAGCTGTGGAGTTTTTGGAGCGATCGCGGTCGCGTTTTCTCGCGGATTTAATGACCAGTCAAGAACTCCTGTCTTCTCAATATCTTTCTGACGAAATTAAACAGTATTTACAAGACTACGAACGCCTACAAGAACAAATCGATTGCCTTTATTTTTTGAACGATTCTCAAGTCGAGCGATCGGCGATCGCTCACTTCGATTTACTCGCCAATCGCAGCTACTCTAACATACCAGAACAGATCGCTCAATTAGAATTGGAAAAACAAAATATCTGGAAAAAATTTAGACGTGTCGATCCAGTATTGGCGGGAGAATTAGACATCGAACCCCTCGAATTTGACCAGATTCAAGCCTTAGTCAATACTCGAACTACTGCGATTCTAAGTTTTTATGTTAGCGAAGAAGATACCTATATTTTTATCGTCTGTAAAAATAAGCTAACTTATCAGCTTTGTCCTAGCCAAGGGAAGAACAATTTACAACAATGGTTGTTTAAACAGTGGTTAGAACCCTATATTACGAGTGGCGATCGCACGAAATCAGAAGAAGAACGAAAACAATGGCGAGAACAATGGCAAAATGCAATTCCTATTGTTCTCACCGAACTTTCCGAACGCCTCCAACTCGATCGCCTCATCGACGAACATCTCCAGGGAATTGAAGAACTTATTCTCATCCCTCATTTACTCTTACATCAAATTCCTTTAGGCGCCCTTCCTCTCGCTGACGGGGGCTATTTTGGCGATAAATTCTTGATTCGCTACGCCCCCAGTTGTCAAATTTTAAACTACTGTCAGAATCGTCCCCCGGTTATCAATTCAATGACTTACGGGATTGTTGAAAATACGCAAGAAAACCTTGTTTTTACGAATTTTGAATGTCAGTATATTGCCGAACTGTTTCAAATCCCCAATCGATTTCGCCTCCAAGGACGACAACAGGGAACGGTTGAAAACTTCCGAGAATTGATCGCGCAAGTCAACGTCATTCATTTTAGCCATCACGCCGAGTCGCGACTCGATCGCCCTTTAGAATCAAAATTAGAATTAGGCGACGGTTACATGACTTTGGGTCAATTGATGACACCGGGATGGCGGCTTACCCATCTCGTCGAGGTTTCTCTTTCTTGTTGCGAAACCGGGTTTACATTAACTGGAATTACCGACGATACCCTCACGTTTGCGGCTGGTTTTTTATGTGCGGGGGCGCGCCACGTTGTCAATACGTTGTGGTCGGTCAACGATCTATCCACCGCCCTATTTTCGATGTTTTATTACCGCGATCGCCAGCAGGGAATTTGTCGAGTTGCAGCGTTACAACGCGCCCAACAAGCATTAAGAACCCTCGATAGTGAAACTTTGAAAACGGTTTATCAGCCGCAAATGATTGCGTTGTTCGACGGACAGTTTAAACGCTTGAACGAAGGGCGTCAATCGGTCAAAGTAAAGCGAGAAGCGTCTGCTGCAGGCAGTCCCGAATACGAACAATGGGACGCAATGTACAAGCAGTTGAGCGAAAAAGCGAGTCTGGCGCGTCGCCACAAGCAAAAGGTACAAAAGGCGATCGCCGAAATGGCGGAACAACTGCAACCGTTTTCCCATCCGGTTTACTGGGCTGCGTTTATCGGTTCTGGATTGCGTTAG
- a CDS encoding DUF1822 family protein — protein MNSPDLSFFTIPLGRQAHDRAREFARQSISFASEAQKNAVGKRIYLNSLAVFAVNYYLNWLAYETDWMGGDFADPILRSRWDIADLAIADLGKLECRPLWEGETRVALPPEATGDRLGYIIVELCNELNGAHLLGFLPSFDESSTPEFLSVSDLLSLDDLIDYLFRLESTTEFLQGNDPIAQDVRDRLEGREISEIAAQLERIYRQESEEEQPYAIKDLLLRTAIVGTGDRNLNAPVNTDDDWEVLDLAESLLEKLRTLWQG, from the coding sequence ATGAATAGTCCCGACCTTTCTTTCTTCACCATTCCACTCGGAAGACAAGCCCACGATCGCGCCCGCGAATTTGCCCGTCAATCGATAAGTTTTGCATCAGAAGCGCAGAAAAATGCGGTAGGAAAGCGAATTTATCTCAATAGCCTTGCCGTTTTTGCCGTTAATTATTATTTGAATTGGTTGGCGTATGAAACGGATTGGATGGGGGGAGATTTTGCCGATCCAATCTTGCGTTCTCGCTGGGATATTGCCGATTTGGCGATCGCCGATCTCGGTAAATTAGAATGTCGTCCACTTTGGGAAGGCGAAACTCGCGTTGCTTTACCTCCAGAAGCGACGGGCGATCGTTTGGGCTACATTATTGTTGAGTTGTGTAACGAACTCAATGGCGCTCATTTACTCGGTTTTTTACCCAGTTTTGACGAATCATCGACCCCAGAATTTTTATCTGTCAGCGATTTATTATCTCTCGACGATCTCATTGATTATTTATTTCGGTTGGAAAGTACGACGGAATTTTTACAAGGAAACGATCCAATCGCCCAGGACGTTCGCGATCGGTTAGAAGGGCGAGAAATTAGCGAAATTGCCGCGCAATTAGAGCGCATTTATCGACAGGAAAGCGAAGAAGAGCAACCTTATGCGATCAAAGATTTACTGTTAAGAACGGCGATCGTAGGGACGGGCGATCGCAATCTCAATGCTCCCGTAAATACCGATGACGATTGGGAAGTTCTCGACCTCGCCGAAAGCTTATTAGAAAAACTTCGCACCCTTTGGCAAGGTTAA
- a CDS encoding adenylate/guanylate cyclase domain-containing protein has translation MTLRRNTLLAISITLGSLVGVLYYTSRTILLDGFTKLEEREAKQNVQRVRDAFSNYLDEFKNLNFQWGVWDETYSFIETKNRDYVTRNLGETNLLSIGANALVFLNKSGELVYGTAFDLDEKKILPLSADIAKYLQDNQSLVESYEEAIQGIVMLERGPMAIASGPILTSDGGGPSRGTLVLGRNLDAVEIQHLAELTHLDITAYRLDRGEAIGLLPKHAIDPTQIALKLSSSDREVPISVEALNPDIMAGYTVFNDIYGTPALLLQVNIPRDISKQGQTTLNTLIITLFILGIGFGILTLLLLERIILARLTHLSKDVETIGIDNDLSRRVSIPGKDELSSLASAINSMLGAIESSTEQVKIEQQKAENLLLNILPEPIADRLKLQENTIADSFAEVTVLFADIVGFTKLSSEIPAAELVRLLNEIFSRFDRLVGKHGLEKIKTIGDCYMVVSGLPVPREDHAEAIAEMALDMQAEIAKFNQKMDTSLSMRIGIHTGPVIAGVIGIKKFIYDLWGDTVNIASRMESHGIPGCIHLSEATYECLKNRDYLLKERGTIDIKGKGRMRTYLLEGRSGDRVQLSQ, from the coding sequence ATGACTTTGCGAAGGAATACCCTACTCGCGATCTCCATTACTTTGGGGAGTCTGGTTGGCGTGTTGTATTACACTTCCCGGACAATTCTGCTCGATGGTTTTACCAAATTAGAAGAACGCGAAGCTAAGCAGAACGTACAACGGGTAAGAGATGCGTTTTCAAATTATCTCGACGAATTCAAGAACTTGAATTTTCAATGGGGGGTTTGGGATGAGACATATAGTTTTATTGAAACGAAAAATAGAGATTATGTGACGCGAAATTTAGGCGAAACTAATTTACTTTCTATTGGGGCAAATGCGCTAGTTTTTCTGAATAAAAGTGGGGAATTAGTTTACGGAACGGCGTTCGATCTCGACGAGAAGAAAATTCTGCCTTTGAGTGCAGATATTGCCAAATATTTACAAGATAATCAGTCTTTAGTTGAAAGTTATGAAGAGGCAATTCAAGGGATTGTGATGCTAGAAAGGGGACCGATGGCGATCGCCTCCGGACCGATTTTAACGAGCGATGGCGGCGGTCCAAGTCGCGGAACCTTGGTTCTCGGACGCAATTTAGATGCGGTAGAAATCCAACATCTGGCGGAACTGACTCATTTAGATATTACGGCTTACCGTCTAGATCGCGGCGAGGCGATCGGTTTGCTGCCGAAACATGCGATCGATCCCACTCAAATTGCACTAAAATTAAGCTCTAGCGATCGCGAAGTGCCGATTTCCGTGGAAGCGCTCAATCCAGATATTATGGCAGGCTATACGGTCTTTAACGATATTTACGGCACTCCGGCGTTATTATTACAAGTTAATATTCCTCGGGATATTTCCAAGCAGGGACAAACCACACTCAATACTTTAATTATTACTTTATTCATTTTAGGAATAGGCTTTGGTATTTTAACCTTATTGCTTTTAGAAAGAATCATTCTCGCTCGCTTGACGCATCTGAGTAAAGACGTAGAAACGATAGGAATAGATAACGATCTGTCCCGTCGAGTTTCGATTCCCGGAAAAGACGAACTATCGAGTTTAGCAAGTGCCATTAACTCGATGTTGGGAGCGATCGAATCGTCCACGGAACAAGTTAAAATCGAACAACAAAAAGCTGAAAATCTTTTGCTCAATATCTTACCGGAACCGATCGCCGATCGCCTCAAATTACAAGAAAATACGATCGCCGATAGCTTTGCGGAAGTGACGGTTTTATTTGCGGATATTGTCGGCTTTACCAAACTCTCCTCGGAAATTCCGGCGGCGGAATTAGTGCGTTTACTCAATGAAATTTTTTCGCGTTTCGATCGCCTGGTCGGTAAACATGGATTGGAAAAAATTAAAACAATTGGCGATTGTTATATGGTCGTCAGTGGCTTACCCGTTCCTCGCGAAGACCATGCAGAGGCGATCGCGGAAATGGCCTTAGATATGCAGGCAGAAATTGCCAAATTTAATCAAAAAATGGATACGTCTTTGAGTATGCGAATTGGTATTCATACCGGACCTGTCATTGCTGGGGTGATCGGTATTAAAAAGTTTATTTATGACCTGTGGGGGGATACGGTCAATATTGCGAGCCGGATGGAATCACACGGGATTCCCGGTTGTATTCATTTGTCTGAGGCAACCTATGAATGCTTAAAAAATCGGGATTATCTTTTGAAAGAACGAGGAACGATCGATATCAAAGGCAAGGGACGGATGAGGACTTATTTGTTAGAAGGGAGGAGCGGCGATCGCGTTCAACTCAGCCAATAG
- a CDS encoding ABC transporter ATP-binding protein produces MTPELAIDTRGLTKQFDRQIAVNDVDLQVACGEVYGLIGPNGAGKTTLIRMLATAEEPTKGEIYINGEHLRRDSDNPTLKRHLGYLPDDFPLYDDLTVWDYLDYFARLYYLRQPRRRQRLYEVLELVQLGNKRNSLISTLSRGMKQRLSLARTIIHEPILLLLDEPVSGLDPIARMQFREIIKVLREAGMTILISSHVLSDLAELCTSVGIMELGYLVESASLKELYKRLSRQQIIIRSLGKLEALESELKNCSHVESWELDKQGDSLRVHFSGTPEDSAELLRSLVAVGIPLAEFHCTQEDLETIFLKLGHQQAS; encoded by the coding sequence ATGACACCAGAACTGGCCATCGATACGCGCGGATTGACGAAACAATTCGACCGTCAAATCGCGGTCAACGACGTAGATTTACAAGTCGCTTGCGGCGAAGTCTACGGATTGATCGGACCCAACGGCGCCGGAAAAACGACCTTAATCCGGATGTTGGCAACCGCAGAAGAACCGACTAAAGGTGAAATCTATATCAATGGCGAACACCTGCGCCGCGACAGTGACAATCCCACTCTCAAACGCCATCTGGGTTACTTACCCGACGACTTCCCTTTATATGACGATTTAACCGTTTGGGACTATCTCGATTACTTTGCACGCCTGTACTACTTGCGCCAACCGCGACGCCGCCAACGACTTTATGAAGTGTTGGAATTGGTGCAATTGGGGAACAAACGCAACAGTTTGATTTCTACCCTGTCCCGGGGGATGAAACAGCGTTTGAGTTTGGCACGCACGATTATTCACGAACCGATTTTATTGTTACTCGACGAACCCGTTTCCGGTTTAGATCCGATCGCGCGGATGCAGTTTCGCGAGATTATTAAAGTCTTGCGCGAAGCAGGCATGACGATTTTAATTTCTTCCCATGTCTTGAGCGATTTGGCCGAACTGTGTACCTCCGTCGGCATTATGGAATTGGGATATTTGGTGGAAAGTGCCTCGCTCAAAGAACTTTACAAACGCTTGAGCCGTCAGCAAATTATCATCCGCAGTTTGGGTAAGCTAGAGGCATTAGAAAGCGAATTGAAAAATTGTTCTCACGTGGAAAGCTGGGAACTTGACAAACAAGGCGACAGCTTGCGGGTTCATTTTTCGGGAACTCCGGAAGACAGTGCCGAGTTGTTACGATCGCTCGTCGCTGTAGGAATTCCACTCGCGGAGTTTCATTGTACGCAAGAAGATCTCGAAACCATTTTCCTCAAACTCGGTCACCAGCAAGCCTCTTGA
- a CDS encoding Mo-dependent nitrogenase C-terminal domain-containing protein, whose amino-acid sequence MQTIQPMNQQPALFQKAQEFLDNLKIDNPKLARVLCQLIPAQCPFERDITLLGRRLLHIPPLCKLNPFYEQFVGLRFRSLCYLADECGEDISQFLV is encoded by the coding sequence GTGCAAACCATTCAACCGATGAACCAACAACCCGCTCTCTTCCAAAAAGCTCAAGAATTTCTCGACAATCTCAAAATCGATAATCCGAAATTGGCTCGTGTTTTATGTCAGTTGATTCCGGCGCAATGTCCGTTTGAGCGCGATATTACCCTCTTAGGTCGTCGTTTGTTGCACATTCCGCCCTTGTGTAAGCTCAATCCTTTTTACGAGCAGTTTGTCGGTTTGCGCTTCCGTTCGTTGTGTTATTTAGCCGATGAATGTGGCGAAGATATCTCGCAATTTTTGGTCTAA
- a CDS encoding SH3 domain-containing protein: MLKQIFQALPLTIASIGLASPIWALPSPNANGNYMPAREYHSTWRVVDPDPAGLNCRTHPIGHPRGDRILARLPAGTRVEAVGRDRDTREIALQNGNPWLNVRLNDGTRCWVRAHRKYVQAIAGVSEVDVANSDPEENYWNARLHQFWRVIDPDPEGLNCRRAPGVDFSVVGKLYKNQTISPSSAYSEPIQIDPQRQPWMAVQVQGKNCFIRAHSFFIEPVP, translated from the coding sequence ATGCTCAAGCAAATTTTTCAAGCACTCCCCCTCACGATCGCGTCGATTGGTCTGGCTAGTCCGATCTGGGCGCTCCCGAGTCCCAATGCAAACGGCAATTACATGCCTGCAAGGGAATATCACAGCACTTGGCGTGTCGTCGATCCCGACCCTGCCGGATTGAACTGTCGCACCCATCCGATCGGACATCCGAGAGGAGATCGAATTTTAGCGCGATTGCCTGCGGGAACGCGCGTCGAAGCCGTCGGGCGCGATCGCGATACCCGGGAAATTGCCCTGCAAAATGGCAATCCTTGGTTAAATGTGAGACTGAACGACGGCACCCGGTGCTGGGTTCGCGCCCATCGCAAGTACGTCCAGGCGATCGCCGGAGTGTCCGAAGTCGATGTCGCCAATAGCGACCCCGAGGAGAATTATTGGAACGCTCGCCTTCACCAGTTCTGGCGCGTCATCGATCCCGATCCGGAGGGGTTGAACTGTCGTCGCGCTCCCGGCGTCGATTTTTCCGTGGTGGGTAAGTTATATAAAAATCAGACCATTTCTCCCAGTTCGGCCTATTCCGAACCGATTCAAATCGACCCCCAACGACAACCGTGGATGGCGGTTCAAGTTCAGGGGAAAAACTGTTTTATTCGCGCTCATTCATTCTTTATCGAACCCGTTCCCTAG